From one Dermacentor variabilis isolate Ectoservices chromosome 3, ASM5094787v1, whole genome shotgun sequence genomic stretch:
- the LOC142574531 gene encoding carbonic anhydrase 1-like: MDRRRLAFVLLWQIVAVQGVVRERWHYYVPKCHVPGPQPIIPREWGQEWSSCNGAKQSPVLLLPHKSIGVAVPPLRFKHFSTPLANPVVYNTGRTLRVRASMPKPIVTGGLLAEEYVFDQAEFHWGRDDHSGSEHIVDALSYAVEVGVPIIDQVQMTFRLRTPSARVDCKECPPAYVGLATQLKTVRQRNPLLRTLISSLSSVTYALERTDLPLPLRLIAFLPNDTRNYYMYEGSRTVPPCTENVLWIVFREPTFIGREQVKMLRQLYAFPEVFSCNRHLVANLRPLQEIGRTRMLYRTFSSAPSRLRLSFTTTLVFTLLSCRNIIWRLKGCH, translated from the exons ATGGACAGAAGACGGCTCGCCTTCGTCCTACTCTGGCAAATTGTTG CGGTGCAGGGCGTGGTGCGCGAGCGGTGGCACTACTACGTCCCAAAGTGCCACGTCCCGGGTCCCCAGCCAATCA TTCCCCGCGAGTGGGGCCAGGAGTGGAGCAGCTGCAACGGCGCCAAGCAGTCGcccgtgctgctgctgccgcacaaGTCGATCGGCGTGGCGGTGCCGCCGCTGCGCTTCAAGCACTTCTCCACGCCGCTGGCCAACCCGGTCGTCTACAACACTGGCAGGACGC TGCGTGTGCGGGCGTCTATGCCGAAGCCGATCGTGACGGGCGGTCTCCTGGCCGAGGAGTACGTGTTCGACCAGGCTGAGTTCCACTGGGGCCGCGACGACCACAGTGGGAGCGAGCACATCGTCGACGCACTCAGCTACGCCGTCGAGGTGGGTGTGCCCATCATTGACCAG GTCCAAATGACGTTTCGGCTGCGGACGCCGTCGGCACGGGTGGACTGCAAGGAGTGCCCTCCCGCGTACGTCGGCCTGGCCACACAGCTCAAG ACGGTTCGCCAGCGCAACCCCCTCCTGCGCACGCTCATCTCCTCCCTGAGCTCGGTGACGTACGCGTTGGAGCGGACCGACCTGCCCCTCCCGCTGCGGCTGATCGCCTTCCTGCCCAACGACACGCGCAACTACTACATGTACGAGGGCTCGCGGACAGTGCCGCCCTGCACCGAGAACGTGCTGTGGATCGTCTTCCGGGAGCCCACGTTCATCGGCCGGGAACAG GTAAAGATGCTCCGACAACTGTACGCCTTCCCGGAGGTGTTCTCCTGCAACAGACACCTGGTGGCCAACCTGAGGCCCCTGCAGGAGATTGGGCGTACGAGGAtgctctaccgaacattcag TTCTGCCCCTTCGAGGTTGCGGCTGAGCTTCACCACGACCCTGGTGTTCACCCTGTTATCCTGCAGGAACATAATTTGGCGCCTAAAAGGATGTCATTAA